Proteins encoded within one genomic window of Granulicella pectinivorans:
- a CDS encoding FAD-linked oxidase C-terminal domain-containing protein, with amino-acid sequence MKTQDHALLPAVILAELEAAVGRDGLLVERSQLQTYECDGLTAIRTLPSAVVLPRSTAQVQAVVQTCARHKIAFVARGAGTGLSGGALPAEGGIVISFARMTEILNVDLVNQRMTVQPGVINNHLTARVAPHGYFYAPDPSSQSVCTIGGNVAENAGGAHCLKYGFTTTHVLGLEVVLPTGEKVHLGAPTLDAPGYDLLGVFVGSEGTLGVATEITLRIVKKPETVQVLLAAFDSIACAGQTVSDIIAAAILPAAMEIMDRLSIQSAEAAVHPNYPVCEALLLIELDGPAAEVALQMDQVRQLCRDNGAWEDRLAHTERERMLVWKGRKAAFAAAGRLAPNYIVQDGVIPRTRLPEVLDRIAQMSQEVGLQVTNVFHAGDGNLHPIVLYDASIPGQEQIAVNLSLGILRVCVDLGGSITGEHGVGREKQESMGYMYAEPDLSTMHRVRHAFDPENISNPDKLFPRPRLCGEKTGPYTPHPLETAGIAEYF; translated from the coding sequence ATGAAGACGCAAGACCACGCATTACTTCCCGCTGTCATACTCGCAGAATTGGAAGCGGCTGTGGGGCGTGATGGGTTGCTTGTGGAACGCAGCCAACTCCAGACGTACGAATGCGATGGGTTGACAGCCATACGCACGCTGCCCTCTGCGGTTGTGTTGCCGCGTTCCACGGCTCAGGTGCAGGCGGTTGTACAAACGTGCGCTCGCCATAAAATTGCGTTCGTCGCGCGTGGTGCCGGCACAGGTCTTTCGGGTGGCGCGCTCCCAGCGGAGGGCGGTATTGTCATCAGTTTCGCGCGCATGACTGAGATCCTCAACGTCGATCTCGTCAATCAGCGCATGACCGTCCAACCAGGTGTGATCAACAATCACCTGACCGCGCGTGTCGCACCGCACGGGTACTTCTATGCTCCAGATCCATCATCGCAGAGCGTGTGTACCATTGGCGGGAACGTGGCAGAGAATGCGGGCGGAGCGCACTGCCTCAAGTACGGCTTCACCACCACCCATGTGCTTGGGCTCGAGGTCGTGCTGCCGACCGGTGAGAAGGTGCATCTGGGGGCTCCCACGCTGGATGCCCCAGGGTACGATCTCCTTGGTGTCTTTGTTGGTTCGGAGGGCACACTCGGCGTGGCGACGGAGATCACGTTGCGCATCGTCAAGAAGCCCGAAACGGTTCAAGTATTGTTGGCTGCCTTCGACAGCATCGCGTGCGCAGGTCAAACAGTCTCCGATATCATCGCGGCGGCGATTCTTCCCGCAGCCATGGAGATCATGGACCGGCTCTCAATCCAGTCCGCCGAAGCGGCCGTGCATCCGAACTACCCTGTGTGCGAAGCACTGTTGTTGATTGAACTGGACGGCCCTGCAGCGGAGGTCGCGCTCCAGATGGACCAGGTTCGCCAGCTTTGCCGGGACAATGGCGCGTGGGAAGACCGGCTGGCGCACACCGAACGCGAACGCATGCTGGTGTGGAAGGGACGCAAGGCTGCATTCGCCGCCGCCGGAAGGTTAGCGCCGAACTACATCGTGCAGGATGGCGTCATCCCGCGCACCAGGCTGCCCGAGGTCCTCGACAGAATCGCACAGATGTCCCAGGAAGTAGGACTGCAGGTCACCAACGTGTTTCATGCCGGCGATGGCAACCTGCATCCCATCGTGCTTTACGACGCATCGATCCCCGGCCAGGAACAGATTGCCGTGAACCTTTCGCTCGGCATTCTGCGGGTCTGCGTCGATCTTGGTGGTTCCATCACCGGCGAGCACGGCGTAGGACGCGAGAAGCAGGAATCGATGGGCTACATGTATGCCGAACCTGATCTCTCCACGATGCACCGTGTTCGCCACGCCTTCGATCCGGAGAACATCTCGAACCCAGACAAGCTCTTTCCTCGCCCCAGACTCTGCGGTGAAAAGACCGGACCGTATACCCCGCATCCGCTTGAGACTGCGGGTATCGCTGAATATTTTTGA